The Equus przewalskii isolate Varuska unplaced genomic scaffold, EquPr2 contig_6335, whole genome shotgun sequence genomic interval TTGCCACTTTCCTGAGGAGTGTGATGCTCATCATCCCATTCACTTTCCTCACCAAGCGCCTGCCCTATTGCAGAGGGAACTTCGTTCCCCACACTTACTGTGACCACATGTCTGTGGCCAAAGTGTCCTGTGGCAAAGTCAAGGTCAACGCTATCTATGGTCTCTTGGCAGCAGTCCTGATTGGGGGCTTTGatatcttctgtatttctgtgtCTTACACAATGATCTTACAGGCAGTTATGAGCCTGTCATCCGCAGATGCTCGTCACAAAGCCTTCAGCACCTGTACATCCCACATATGTGCTATTGTCATCACATATGTTCCAGCCTTATTCACCATTTTTACTCACCGTTTTGGAGGACAAAGCATTCCCCACCATGTCCATATCATTATCGCTAATCTCTATTTGATGTTGCCTCCTACCTTGAACCCCATTGTTTATGGAGTCAAGACCAAGCAGATCCAGGAAGGAGTGATCAAGTTACTTTATAAGGAGAAACATATTTTAGCTATGAAATAGATTTATGAATTAATATCTAAAAGCAAGGAAACATAAAGAATATTTTGGAGGAGattttaagtataaatttaaaacCACTAGTCTCATTGCAGAAAGCAATATTCATTGACTATGTATAATATCTATATTATtaactgaattctttttttagtAGAATTAATCAAtaatagaaattaattaaataagtaaGAAACATATGTCcagaattttaagattatttttcttaaaaggatTTCCACATTAGCGTAATTTCAAGGCTCTTTGGAAATGATTACATTGCTTAGATTCTAATGTATTTTCCGTGTTGAAAAAATCTGAAATGGGAGTCACACCGGACAAATAATAAAAGGTTTCTTTATTCTATATTGGGGATTCACCCGTTTTTGGGTGAAATCCATAAAAAAAGAACTCTCAGAGTTTGTTTCATAAGGCCCTTCACACATGTTTTAGTGACTTCATTCACTCCCACTATTTCTTTCACCATGCAGTCTTGTGTAGATTGGATCAGTTATGCAAACTGTGTCATGTCTGTCTAAGTTGTGTTGAATTTTCACTATCAAAGAGAATAATATTCATATACTTGTAGCAATATGATCTAATGAAGGATGGGAAGATAAGCAAGGGACTAGAGATGCAAAAACTTAgaacaaataatttcttaaagattattgggagatttttgaaGAAGACATAGAAGAAGTCTTAGAAATAGTTGTGGAGTTGTAGTAGAAAATAGAGGAGATTCATAAGAAAAATCTATAAACATTTGGGTTTGGCTGACTTCACAGAATTTTTGTTCCAAATTTAGCCACCACAGTCGAAAATCCTCTCCTATGATTTGACTCCAAAGTTAGTTGATCACTCAAATAAAGTTTACATAATGATTAAGTCATTCACAGACATTGGCCTGTCTTATGTAACCAGGTCCTGTTCCCATGAAGCAAAATATGGAGAGGTAAGAAGCTGCATCTGGGTGATTGCAGGACACTTAACAAATCTGAAGATGCTTTGCACACTGATTCCTGTTCTCTATATCCTTCTATAACACTAAGGAAATCTAATCTCAATGAACACTTTCTgagttttgtaaattttaaagcGAATTCAAACTTTATACCAGTACTTTTAGTTTTGAATGCACATTTATTAATATTGAAGTGCACTATTAAAAGTAATtagagaggctggcctggtggtgcagcggttatgTTCACAtcttctgctttggcggcctggggttcgctggtttggatcccaggtgtggacctacataccgcttggcaagccatcctggggcaggtatcccacatataaagtagaggaagatgggtgcagatgttatttcagggccactcttcctcagcaaaaaaagaggaggattggcagcagatgttagctcagagctaatcttccccccccaaaaaaaaagaaaaagaaaaaaaattttttaaatgtaattagaAAAAGTATGATATTCTTCTGCTAGAAATTTTGAATACTATGATATGTAATATATAGAGCATTTTCTGAAGATATATTGCACCAAAAATAGTAGTATTAGTCTCATTAAAAAATGCTAAGTTGATATTTAGAGAGTTTCCAGCCAGGGTGGCAGTTTGAATGTAAACAGAAATGTACAATTCCCCCAACACTCCAAACACATAGAAATACTggattaaatatatttctgaaattatggagagtaaaactaaaagcaaaaaaatcaatattttatacACAAAAATGGGAATCAAAGAGGCAAGCAGGAGATGAGAATTCACAGCTTATACAAAGACGTTACTTAAATGACTTCAGTGTTGGGAATCTATTGCCTATGTGTAGACGTCAGACAAGGCATGAAGCCTAGAATCTGGAATCACTACACAATCTCGAATGGGAACTAAAACACCTTTGCCTGCCAGCCCAAAGACACATTAAATTGTTACTACAATAATTTGAGGAAGCATCAATGCAACACACATCACTACAGAAGGATCCAAAAAGATGCAAACATACAAAGGCATATTCTGGAAATAGTCCTTCTCTATACAGccaattattttctctgtgtagTAGTAAGAGTACTGAACACACATCCTGACATTTTATGCCTACCCCCACACAGAAAAGCATGCACACCCATCTTCAACATACTGGGGGAAATTGCAAATATGGAAAGCAATTAGACAGGAAGTAGCAATGGAAAGGGAAGGATAAATATATAAGGGTGCATACTAACACATTTAGTCCACAAGTATTTACTAATAATTACCCTAGGTGGGGATATGGGTAGGATGAACCTTGATTTAAGTAACTTCTGGGAATTCTACACTGTACACTAGCAGCCACTGTAAGAAAGAACGCTGGTTCCCTCAGGAGTAGAGAGAAACTGATCAAATTTTGCTAGAAACTGCCAATTGTTGTAGGAACCCATATATTATTCTGCCTTCCATGTCTAAGTATGAGAAGGatgacagagaaaggaaacaaagatctTTGTCCTCCAAGTTTGCGcacagaatagacaaatctaacTCTTATTGaagattaataaaatggaaaagcaacACCCCACAGAAAATTATATTGAGACTATAATAATGTCatgataatgaagaaaaaaaatagcatgcagaaaaatgaaaagattatcaCAGATGTATAAAATGTTCACTGTTGGAGTAAAACTATTATTCAAAGAATGTTTCAAAAATGGGCACAATTTCATACAATCTCTGAAAAAGTTGAATAAATCATAAGGACAGAAATACCTCGGACAGCCAGGTTAGAGAATGAGATGATAACATAACAGAATGAGaccaaaaaatgataaatgagtaaaagaaaGTTTAATTAGGAAAGTTAAAAGTGTGATATACAATTAAAATCTATGattaaagagtaaataaaagaagTTATGCTTTTAAATTAGTAATTGTTATAAAGtagtaattagaaaatattagaagCTGCTATAGATTGCAGTGGATAAAGGCAATGAGGTAAAAATGTTGACAGAAAGGACAGAATGAAGAGGCAACATAAATATCCTGGGTGCTAATAAAGCAGAGCTCAGACTGAGTGGAACACAAGTGATATTCAAactcataaagaaaataatggattTAAAGTTAATATTGATGCATGCATGCAAATTTAAAGAGTGTACaccatacaaagaaaaaaacacttcaaGAGACTCATTACAATagacagtttaaaaatatttgaactaacataatgataaaaaaagaaatacagttcaCATGTAAACAGGAAATAGGTTACATGTAacgaaaataaaagaaaagatcagaatggtaaaagagaaataagaagtgaggagaggagagcggggagaagggaaagaaagaggaggagacagaataaacaaatgtggATTTATATACTACAACGCCAAATTTCTGAAGAGTCGGGTGATTTgttccaaactttaaaaaaggcatggttacatttaaatttattcatgCTGTGTGAAGCATGTTTGATCACTTTCATTCCAATATAATATTCCAATTTATGAATATACaacaatttacttatttatacatTCTTGAAGGTCATTTTTTGGTGAGTTACTTTGAATATTGCTACTATGAATATCTTGTATCTGTCTTTTGAAGCATGTACTTGCACACTTCTCTGGTTTAATACCCAAGAGGATGATTTCTCTGTTGTGCAGTATTTTTAGGTTCATTTTTGTTGTATAATATCAATTGTATTCCAAGGTGGTTGTGCCAATTTAAACTCTCACTAAAAGTTTGAGAATGCTAGTCAATCTTCATCCTTCTCAACTCACGGTATCGTCAGAGTTGTGGCGTCTcaatatggttttaatttgcatttgcctgatgatgAAGTAGATGGAATACACTTTCATAAATTCTTGGCTATTTGAATATCTTCTCTTTTTGTGTGATAGCTAAGACTTTCATCCATTTCTctttagaaatttcatttttgatttataagatttctttatatattttggataagacCCCTTTGTTGGTTACAAACATTGGCACATATGTTCTTCCTATCTATGATGTCCATttctattatcttaaaatgttgtattttgatgaacaaaatttctaattgtattgtagtctgatttttgtttgttgttaacCCTTTgatattaccaaaaaaaataaaactcttctgTTAGGAACATTCCTGTAAATATTTCTGGTTAACTTAAACAGATATTCTTCTATGGTACAGAGCCAGAAGAATTGGTACAATAGGTAGCATGGATATGTTCAAGATTACatgatgtttttcaaatatttaaaccaacttaatgtaaaaacaaagaaaggtttttttaaaaaaaataccttttagGCATTCTCCGCTTTTGTGTGATTTTCAAGGAAAGTTCTAGGATATGAGTCTTGAATATACTAGCATACGTTATTCTGAAAATACTGTTTTATGATTCTAATTGGAAGCTacaatacagtttttaaaaattttatttggctcttctttacttttttctcagttttgctaaaagtttgtaaattttatctttaaacaaaattagctccttgtttcactgatcttttttctagtctctagtgggttttttggggttttttttttttctgttttttggaagattagccctgagctaacgtctgccaccaatctttctctttttgctgaggaagactggtcctgagctaacagccgtgaccatcttcctctactttatatgttggacacctaccacagcatggcttgccaagctgtgccatatcctcacccaggatctgaaccagtgaaccctgggccgctgaagcgggacgtatgcacttaaccgctgcgccacctgacCAGCCctctagtttattttatttcttctctaatctttgttatctccttccttctgttaattttgggtttaatttattcttctttttctagttccttgagttgtaaagttaggaagtttatttaagatctttctcttttcttaatgtaCGCATTTAtctctataaacttccctctcagagccatttttgctgtatcccgtaTATTTTGGTATGCtatgtttccatttctgtttggttccagatatgttttggtttcttatttgactcattggttattaaggagtgtgttgcttaatttccaccaGTGTGTGAATTTTCTAGCTTTAACTCATTATTGATATCTAGTTTCATACAATTGTGGTGAGAAATaatacttgatataatttcaattttcttaactttgttaagacttgttttgtggcctaacatatgctctctcctggagaatgttccatgtgtgtttgaggagaatgtgtattccgCTGTTGTTGgataaaatattctgtatttgtcCATTAAGTCCATTTGGCCTAAAGTGTtgttcaagtccaatgtttcctgattgattttctgtctggaggatttatccattattgaaagtgggatattgaagtttCCTACTATTTTTGTATTGCTGTCTGTTTCTGCCTTCAGATTTGTTCACCTTTGTTTAACATTTAGGTGCTCCAGTGTTGGGTGCGTACATATTTACAATtgttttcttgatgaattgacccatTTCTCATTATATGACGACCTTATTGGTCTTTTGTCAAAGTTTTTACTTAACATGTATTTAAAGTATAGCTACTCTTGCtctcttttgatttcctttttcatggaatatctttttccattccttcactttcagtctatatgcttccttaaagctgaagtgattCTCTTGTGGGCAAGCATATATTTAGAtcttgggggttttttggtcatttttattattgttgtgtaTCCATTAGTCAATGGATAAAATCAAATGGATCAATCAAAGAtgctatgtcttttgattggggaatttaacccatttacatttgAAGCAactattgataggtaaggacttaacAATGCTGGcttgttgttttcttgttattttgtagttcttttgttcttttctttctctcttgctgtcttcctttatgACTTGATGTTTCTCCACaattgaatatttgttttctctctttatcttttgtgtatgtacaataggtttttgctttgtgattaccatgaagattacataaaacatcttataattatagcagtctattttaagctgataactttACTGActgatttcaggaagaaaaggaagaaaaaaacttcaCCAGTTAATCTGGCTGAGAATTTTGTGACTTTCTCGGATCTTTTCTTTGAATGTATCCCCTGTACACTTGTTGTTCCCTCTCGGGGGTAATCCTTACCATTATAATCCAGAGATTGCGGGATCTCTGGATCCTGCAAATCCAGACCAGGTACttagattgtttggtttttttcccagGGCTGTTTCTCTGAAACCCTCAAGGCCATGAACCTTCTCCTAATCCTGCAGAGTTGGGCCAGTCTTCTGTGCATGCTTGCTAGTCACTTGCATTTGCTATCTTGGGGATCATGAACCGGAAGCCAGACACTGTGGGTACAGGGATGTGGTTCACCAAGCTTTGGGAGTTCCCATGGGCCAGTTCTGAGGGTTCTCAGTTGAAGCATTCCTAGAGGCTCATGGCTAGGATTTCTGATGGAGTCTAGGAAGCACTTAGTAGGATAAACTCTGAAGTGGTTAGTAGGATGAGTGTAAAGTGATTAGTCGCATCTCTTTGATGAGTTCTGAGCCCTGGTTGCTGTACTCCCAACCTCTCCCCAGACCCTCAGCCATGCATATCATGTCAGTATTCTGGATAGGGCCTCTTGGGCAGATCCCAAGCATCTAGGGAAGCCAGGAGCTCACTTAGACACTCTCACTTTCTCCCATGGAAGAAATTGAGGACTGAGGAGGTCTCgcttggcactgagctgtgccacCTTGGCAAGGAGTGATGTGGGTAAAGCAAAATTCTTCTTCTTAACTTCTTCAACATGTCTAGACTTGAGTTCTTTGCTCCAGTGATGTGCTGGAACTTCATCGTACCTCCGAACTCCCACAAAGTTACTCTCGTCCCTGGGTGATTGTCAAAACCATGTTCCATGTGGGGATGATGGTGGTAAACTCTACTTGCTATTTTGCTAAACTCACacttttcaacttatttttaaaaaacaaaataagtaataattGCTGGAGTTTGacattgcattaaatttataaatcacTTTGAGATTAAGCTACCTCTGTACCACGTTTAATCTTTTAATTCCTGAGCATAGTTATAGTTCTCAGTGGAGATTTTCATATAATGGTTAAATTAAATTCTAGGTCTTTGAAACTGTTGTAAAAGATatcatcttttgatttttattttctaaagtgttACTAGATTATTAGTAcaagttatttttgtttactgACCCTGCTTCCAGTGATATTCTTAAATTAATGTAATAATAGAAGTAATGCATCTGTAGATTCATGTAGTTTTCCTGTATgcataatcattttgcaataattacagttttcattatttatgtTCATTTCTTAGCAATTTGGGCCTTATTTCACTAGATGGAACTTCAGCtcaatgttgaataaaatttgtggtattttttttgtggtgttttttgCTCTTaaagtataattcacatacaataaagTGCACAGCACCTAAATGTTCAGTTTGATATGTTTTAACAGTAGTATACAGCTATGTAATGGCACCCAGAACAAGATAAAGAAATTTCCCTGGGAATTTTCCTTTGCTCCTATGAGTCATTATCCTTCCTCAGAGGATGCcactttttcatttctgtcatCTTAGATTAGTATTTCCTGGTTTTGGACtgcatataaatgggatcatatagtaTATTTTTTTGTGTCTGGGTTCATTGTCTcagtataatgtttttgaaatttatttatgttGTTATATGCAAAAAGAGTTTGTTCCTTAGTATTTCTGTGTTACAcactattgtatgaatatactgcaCATTATTGTTCCATTCATTGATATTTGGGTTATGTGTACATTCACACACAAATCTTTTggtggacatatatttttatttatcttcagtAAAAacctaagaatggaattgctgaatcatagaGTTAGTACATGTATAACCTAgtaagaaactgctgaactgGTCTACGAAGTAGTcatacaattttacattttcctcaaaaatatgcTAGAGTTGCGGTATCGGGAGATTTTTGTGAAATACTTTCAATGACTTTCTTAAACACCCTTTCAGCATTTGCTCTGAGTTTAGCAGGAATCCTTATACATTCACCATCTGGAATGGCAAAAagcatttcaatttattttttcaatgcttTCAGCATCAGTCTTCTTCACAATAAAATATCAAGGGTGAGAGgtaacaaaatatatgtaaaacatatgcAAAACTATTTTGCTATAATCCCCCAAAAACAAATATACATCTaagtgcatgtgcacatgtgtgagttcttgtattcattaatttatccAACACACTCAGGACAAACCCATAAACTAGACACAAAACTGTTCAGTTATTCTTGTATGATACATGTTATTCTATGTCtctttgtttctgtctctctctgtatctgtcaatgtcattttctctgtttctctataTATGCGTATATATAGTTTTATGAAATTTATTACCTGTAAAAATATAGTTTCATACAATTCATCAcactaaatatatatacatatagttcCATgaaactatatatgtgtgtgtgtataatatacatgtgtaatatatgtatacatatatatacacacacaatgaacatatatatatatatatatattcagggTGAGGGGATGGTAAGATTGATATTGTAggtattttaatgcatttttggAATTTTATGATTACGTACTTAGACTATTATTTcatcaagataaatgaaaaacaagtaaTTCTTATGACTATTAGAAGTTTTGGTCAGAATCCATatcttggggaaaatatttaactttaatacttttattgttttgtattttactcTTACttaaaaggctgaaaaatatagaaataatttcaaaagtccCAAAGGGTCTATACTTTCACCAGAGTCCTCTGCAGCATCAAGTGTAGAGATCCAATTAGGTGTAGACACTCAAGTCTGGAGAATCCTCAGAGGGTACAGAAATGCTATGTAGAGGTGGAACCTGGTTGTTGCAGAACTCTTTGATGCCCAGGAGCCTCAGTCATGCCCATGAATCTGGTCTTTGCTGACGTTGAGGTGAGTATGGATGATTCTCAAAGACTTGTGCTTTCCCAAAATGTAAAGCTTGCAGTACAAGAAATACAAGTGTTTGAGATGTGGTGATTGGA includes:
- the LOC139081342 gene encoding olfactory receptor 52N2-like — its product is MSGVNSSSLIPGFFILNGVPGLEAAHIWISLPFCFMYIIAVVGNCGLIYLISHEEALHRPMYYFLALLSFTDVTLCTTTVPNMLCIFWFNLKEIDFNACLAQMFFVHMLTGMESGVLMLMALDRYVAICYPLRYATILTSSVITKTGLATFLRSVMLIIPFTFLTKRLPYCRGNFVPHTYCDHMSVAKVSCGKVKVNAIYGLLAAVLIGGFDIFCISVSYTMILQAVMSLSSADARHKAFSTCTSHICAIVITYVPALFTIFTHRFGGQSIPHHVHIIIANLYLMLPPTLNPIVYGVKTKQIQEGVIKLLYKEKHILAMK